The following DNA comes from Amycolatopsis albispora.
AACACCCAATCACCGACCCGCACCACGCCACGACGTCCACACCGTCACCAGCACGAACACCCGAAAACCCAAGCACAGCAAGAACACCAAAACGAGCACACCTCGACCACGACGAACAGGTTAAAACTCAAGCTAGTCCGGCTGTGCGCCGGTTCCGGTCCAGGTGAGGAAGCGGTAGTGCAGGCCACTCGCCGACTCCTGCCACTCCCCGGCCGAATCCGGCGCGCGCCCGACCTCGGGCGCGTGCGTGTCGCCGTCAAATGACTCCCGGATCTCGGTGACCACGATCCGGTCCGCATACGGCAGCGCCGCCCGGTAGACCGCCGCGCCGCCGATCACCCAGGCGTCCCCGGACACCGCGGCGAGCGCCGCGGGCAGGTCCGCGAAGGTCTCCACGCCTTCCTGCGGCGTGCGTGACAGCACGAGGTTGCGCCTGCCCGGCAGCGGCCGGAACCGCGGCGGCAGCGACTCCCACGTGCGGCGGCCCATCAGCACGGTCGCGCCCGCGGTCAGCGTGCGGAAGTGCTTGAGGTCCTCCGGCAGGTGCCACGGCAGCGTGCCGTCGCGGCCGATGACACCGTTCGCCGCCTGCGCCCAGACCAGCCCGATCACACCGCCACCGGTGCCTTGATGCCGGGATGCGGGTCGTAGCCCTCGACCTCGATGTGCTCGTAGCTGTAGTCGAACAGGCTGTCCGCCGGCTTCAGGCGCAGCGTCGGGAAGGCACGCGCCTCGCGGGCGAGTTGCGTGCGGACCTGCTCCTCGTGGTTGTCGTAGATGTGGCAGTCGCCACCGGTCCAGATGAAGTCGCC
Coding sequences within:
- a CDS encoding dihydrofolate reductase; translated protein: MIGLVWAQAANGVIGRDGTLPWHLPEDLKHFRTLTAGATVLMGRRTWESLPPRFRPLPGRRNLVLSRTPQEGVETFADLPAALAAVSGDAWVIGGAAVYRAALPYADRIVVTEIRESFDGDTHAPEVGRAPDSAGEWQESASGLHYRFLTWTGTGAQPD